A DNA window from Camelina sativa cultivar DH55 chromosome 17, Cs, whole genome shotgun sequence contains the following coding sequences:
- the LOC104755173 gene encoding probable ubiquitin-like-specific protease 2B isoform X3, whose protein sequence is MKKKMDVFDFKEDDEVAESAAGKLLAKYSNPSPYIRSFVCNEKRVQKQEPEGPSCSEPATDVDDHHCEDAPTLISEGEDPSTSLTFGLETSDHLKEGGAEYVDHGLMFGLDTEDVAKETDVDHDNHEMMFGLDTEDDIEETDVDHGFSCQPGDKSYYAETSSYNQRQLNSSLSDSESSEENDMVSAIESFSDRSALSETSDSESDEDWMAEHGFSDVEKIDKSTAVIMTSEYVILKDMHCATSLVIFSCNGIKIKSHLTNNDEGPFSCEFGVEDIVSIQYNWYQNVGLIILRIQFLLKDEKCHEDMQHTTDIEELKIAVKEHNWPEKQQKINSLHVKYPAVWNADFEVDVEVSGDNLNQHKRYFPSFDEPFEDVVYPKGDPDAVSICKRDVELLQPETFVNDTIIDFYINYLKNQIQVEEKQRFHFFNSFFFRKLADLDKDPSSIADGKAAFLRVRKWTRKVDMFSKDYIFVPVNFNLHWSLIVICHPGEVANCTDLDDSKKVPCILHMDSIKGSHAGLKNLVQSYLCEEWKERHKETSDEISSRLMNLRFVSLELPQQENSFDCGLFLLHYLELFLAEAPLNFSPFKIYNASNFLYLNWFPPAEASLKRTLIQKLIFELLENRSREVRNEQNQSCESPESPVTVNNNTDIEVLSERCSPLIDCNGNMTQMQDDQGIEMTLLERSSMRNTQVANDSGMVLRDLFDSGANNTGSLLVQLQQPFEEPSSFYHLSNDSLAREEVDMETGEEFMCLNAGEGNFQRISETASPKTSNSFSSWNLGIPLVQKEDETDFLSETSKSTNDAEDIGTMEDNPMEDVHEEETGESPPRETVSLLSSTMGSNTDQNTQNEELVSTHVELVVPSSQVDKDEEKTLEHDLEIGNKKCEDVGDDLEIGNKKSEDVGDDCDQKEPMEEEDENRAAKRPRLSSSTCVVEKI, encoded by the exons atgaagaaaaaaatggatgtGTTCGATTTCAAAGAAGACGACGAGGTCGCTGAATCCGCAGCTGGAAAGTTGTTGGCAAAATACTCAAACCCTAGTCCGTACATCCGAAGCT TCGTCTGCAATGAAAAACGTGTTCAGAAACAAGAACCTGAAGGCCCAAGTTGTTCAGAGCCTGCTACTGATGTAGACGATCATCATTGTGAAGATGCTCCGACTTTGATTTCAGAAGGTGAGGATCCCAGTACGAGTCTCACATTTGGTTTGGAAACAAGTGACCATTTGAAAGAAGGAGGTGCAGAGTACGTCGATCATGGTTTGATGTTTGGTTTGGATACTGAAGACGTTGCAAAAGAAACAGATGTTGATCACGATAATCACGAGATGATGTTTGGTTTGGATACCGAGGACGACATAGAAGAAACAGATGTTGATCATGGTTTCTCTTGCCAGCCAGGGGATAAAAGTTACTATGCTGAAACTTCGTCATATAATCAACGCCAATTGAACTCATCCCTTTCAGATTCTGAATCCAGT GAGGAAAATGATATGGTGTCAGCTATTGAAAGCTTCAGCGATCGATCTGCGTTGAGTGAAACTTCTGATTCAGAAAGTGATGAAG ATTGGATGGCGGAACACGGCTTCAGTGATGTGGAAAAG ATCGACAAAAGCACAGCTGTGATAATGACTTCGGAGTATGTTATACTTAAAGATATGCACTGTGCTACGTCTCTGGTAATCTTTTCGTGCAATGGCATAAAAATAAAGAGTCACCTCACAAATAATGACGAAGGGCCATTTTCTTGTGAATTTGGAGTTGAAGACATAGTTAGTATTCAATACAATTGGTACCAAAAT GTTGGATTGATCATTCTCAGAATTCAATTTCTTCTGAAGGATGAAAAATGCCATGAAGATATGCAACACACCACAG ACATTGAGGAGTTAAAGATTGCGGTAAAAGAACACAATTGGCCTGAGAAGCAACAAAAGATAAACTCGCTGCATGTGAAATACCCGGCTGTGTGGAATGCTGACTTTGA GGTTGACGTGGAAGTATCAGGGGATAACTTGAATCAACATAAGCGTTATTTTCCAAG CTTTGATGAACCATTTGAGGATGTTGTCTATCCAAAGGGAGACCCAGATGCTGTTTCCATCTGCAAAAGAGATGTTGAGCTCCTGCAGCCAGAGACATTTGTGAATGACACGATCATCGACTTCTATATTAA TTATCTAAAGAATCAGATTCAAGTGGAGGAAAAACAGAGATTCCATTTCTTTAACAGCTTTTTCTTCCGGAAACTTGCTGATCTTGACAAAGATCCCTCAAGTATAGCTGATGGAAAGGCTGCTTTTCTACGTGTCCGTAAGTGGACAAGGAAGGTGGACATGTTTAGCAAGGACTATATTTTTGTGCCCGTGAACTTCAA TCTTCACTGGAGTTTAATAGTCATATGTCACCCTGGTGAAGTGGCTAATTGTACAG ACTTGGATGACTCCAAAAAAGTACCATGCATATTACATATGGATTCTATAAAAGGGAGCCATGCAGGCCTTAAAAATTTAGTCCAAAG TTACTTGTGCGAGGAATGGAAGGAGAGGCATAAAGAGACATCAGATGAGATTTCTTCTAGACTCATGAATTTGCGGTTTGTCTCACTTGAG TTGCCACAGCAGGAAAACTCATTTGACTGTGGCCTCTTTCTGCTGCACTATCTGGAGCTATTTCTTGCTGAAGCTCCCCTTAATTTTAGCCCTTTCAAGATATATAATGCTTCCAACTTT CTTTATCTGAACTGGTTTCCTCCTGCCGAGGCTTCCTTGAAGCGTACTCTGATTCAGAAGTTGATTTTTGAGCTCCTTGAAAACCGGTCACGGGAAGTTAGAAATGAACAGAACCAGTCCTGCGAAAGTCCAGAAAGTCCAGTTACCGTCAATAACAATACGGATATTGAGGTTCTCTCTGAGAGGTGCAGCCCCTTGATAGACTGTAACGGGAATATGACACAGATGCAAGACGATCAAGGAATCGAAATGACTTTGCTTGAAAGATCTTCCATGAGGAACACGCAAGTTGCTAATGATTCGGGTATGGTACTAAGAGATTTATTCGATTCAGGAGCCAACAACACAGGATCATTACTTGTACAACTACAACAACCATTCGAGGAACCATCTTCGTTTTATCATCTTAGTAACGACTCATTGGCAAGAGAG GAAGTGGACATGGAAACTGGCGAAGAGTTTATGTGTTTGAACGCTGGGGAGGGAAACTTTCAACGCATCTCTGAAACTGCCTCTCCGAAAACATCGAATTCATTCTCTTCATGGAACCTTGGTATTCCCCTGGTGCAGAAGGAAGATGAGACTGATTTCTTATCTGAAACTTCGAAAAGCACTAATGATGCAGAGGATATCGGTACCATGGAAGACAACCCAATGGAAGATGTTCATGAGGAAGAAACGGGCGAGAGTCCTCCAAGAGAGACCGTCTCTTTATTATCTTCAACCATGGGTTCTAACACTGACCAAAACACTCAGAATGAAGAGCTCGTTTCTACACACGTTGAGCTTGTTGTTCCATCGAGTCAAGTTGACAAAGACGAGGAGAAGACGTTGGAGCATGATCTTGAAATTGGGAACAAGAAGTGTGAAGACGTTGGAGATGATCTTGAAATTGGGAACAAGAAGAGTGAAGACGTTGGAGATGATTGTGATCAGAAGGAGccaatggaggaagaagatgagaaccGAGCCGCAAAACGGCCAAGGCTATCATCTTCCACATGTGTAGTTGAGAAGATTTAG
- the LOC104755173 gene encoding probable ubiquitin-like-specific protease 2B isoform X1, with amino-acid sequence MKKKMDVFDFKEDDEVAESAAGKLLAKYSNPSPYIRSFVCNEKRVQKQEPEGPSCSEPATDVDDHHCEDAPTLISEGEDPSTSLTFGLETSDHLKEGGAEYVDHGLMFGLDTEDVAKETDVDHDNHEMMFGLDTEDDIEETDVDHGFSCQPGDKSYYAETSSYNQRQLNSSLSDSESSQEENDMVSAIESFSDRSALSETSDSESDEGTCFSFSLYFLTDIYFDVSPMSDRVLISMLYVLKDWMAEHGFSDVEKIDKSTAVIMTSEYVILKDMHCATSLVIFSCNGIKIKSHLTNNDEGPFSCEFGVEDIVSIQYNWYQNVGLIILRIQFLLKDEKCHEDMQHTTDIEELKIAVKEHNWPEKQQKINSLHVKYPAVWNADFEVDVEVSGDNLNQHKRYFPSFDEPFEDVVYPKGDPDAVSICKRDVELLQPETFVNDTIIDFYINYLKNQIQVEEKQRFHFFNSFFFRKLADLDKDPSSIADGKAAFLRVRKWTRKVDMFSKDYIFVPVNFNLHWSLIVICHPGEVANCTDLDDSKKVPCILHMDSIKGSHAGLKNLVQSYLCEEWKERHKETSDEISSRLMNLRFVSLELPQQENSFDCGLFLLHYLELFLAEAPLNFSPFKIYNASNFLYLNWFPPAEASLKRTLIQKLIFELLENRSREVRNEQNQSCESPESPVTVNNNTDIEVLSERCSPLIDCNGNMTQMQDDQGIEMTLLERSSMRNTQVANDSGMVLRDLFDSGANNTGSLLVQLQQPFEEPSSFYHLSNDSLAREEVDMETGEEFMCLNAGEGNFQRISETASPKTSNSFSSWNLGIPLVQKEDETDFLSETSKSTNDAEDIGTMEDNPMEDVHEEETGESPPRETVSLLSSTMGSNTDQNTQNEELVSTHVELVVPSSQVDKDEEKTLEHDLEIGNKKCEDVGDDLEIGNKKSEDVGDDCDQKEPMEEEDENRAAKRPRLSSSTCVVEKI; translated from the exons atgaagaaaaaaatggatgtGTTCGATTTCAAAGAAGACGACGAGGTCGCTGAATCCGCAGCTGGAAAGTTGTTGGCAAAATACTCAAACCCTAGTCCGTACATCCGAAGCT TCGTCTGCAATGAAAAACGTGTTCAGAAACAAGAACCTGAAGGCCCAAGTTGTTCAGAGCCTGCTACTGATGTAGACGATCATCATTGTGAAGATGCTCCGACTTTGATTTCAGAAGGTGAGGATCCCAGTACGAGTCTCACATTTGGTTTGGAAACAAGTGACCATTTGAAAGAAGGAGGTGCAGAGTACGTCGATCATGGTTTGATGTTTGGTTTGGATACTGAAGACGTTGCAAAAGAAACAGATGTTGATCACGATAATCACGAGATGATGTTTGGTTTGGATACCGAGGACGACATAGAAGAAACAGATGTTGATCATGGTTTCTCTTGCCAGCCAGGGGATAAAAGTTACTATGCTGAAACTTCGTCATATAATCAACGCCAATTGAACTCATCCCTTTCAGATTCTGAATCCAGT CAGGAGGAAAATGATATGGTGTCAGCTATTGAAAGCTTCAGCGATCGATCTGCGTTGAGTGAAACTTCTGATTCAGAAAGTGATGAAGGTACATGCTTCAGCTTTTCATTATATTTCCTCACTGATATCTACTTCGATGTCTCGCCTATGTCTGACCGGGTATTGATTTCAATGTTATATGTGCTGAAAGATTGGATGGCGGAACACGGCTTCAGTGATGTGGAAAAG ATCGACAAAAGCACAGCTGTGATAATGACTTCGGAGTATGTTATACTTAAAGATATGCACTGTGCTACGTCTCTGGTAATCTTTTCGTGCAATGGCATAAAAATAAAGAGTCACCTCACAAATAATGACGAAGGGCCATTTTCTTGTGAATTTGGAGTTGAAGACATAGTTAGTATTCAATACAATTGGTACCAAAAT GTTGGATTGATCATTCTCAGAATTCAATTTCTTCTGAAGGATGAAAAATGCCATGAAGATATGCAACACACCACAG ACATTGAGGAGTTAAAGATTGCGGTAAAAGAACACAATTGGCCTGAGAAGCAACAAAAGATAAACTCGCTGCATGTGAAATACCCGGCTGTGTGGAATGCTGACTTTGA GGTTGACGTGGAAGTATCAGGGGATAACTTGAATCAACATAAGCGTTATTTTCCAAG CTTTGATGAACCATTTGAGGATGTTGTCTATCCAAAGGGAGACCCAGATGCTGTTTCCATCTGCAAAAGAGATGTTGAGCTCCTGCAGCCAGAGACATTTGTGAATGACACGATCATCGACTTCTATATTAA TTATCTAAAGAATCAGATTCAAGTGGAGGAAAAACAGAGATTCCATTTCTTTAACAGCTTTTTCTTCCGGAAACTTGCTGATCTTGACAAAGATCCCTCAAGTATAGCTGATGGAAAGGCTGCTTTTCTACGTGTCCGTAAGTGGACAAGGAAGGTGGACATGTTTAGCAAGGACTATATTTTTGTGCCCGTGAACTTCAA TCTTCACTGGAGTTTAATAGTCATATGTCACCCTGGTGAAGTGGCTAATTGTACAG ACTTGGATGACTCCAAAAAAGTACCATGCATATTACATATGGATTCTATAAAAGGGAGCCATGCAGGCCTTAAAAATTTAGTCCAAAG TTACTTGTGCGAGGAATGGAAGGAGAGGCATAAAGAGACATCAGATGAGATTTCTTCTAGACTCATGAATTTGCGGTTTGTCTCACTTGAG TTGCCACAGCAGGAAAACTCATTTGACTGTGGCCTCTTTCTGCTGCACTATCTGGAGCTATTTCTTGCTGAAGCTCCCCTTAATTTTAGCCCTTTCAAGATATATAATGCTTCCAACTTT CTTTATCTGAACTGGTTTCCTCCTGCCGAGGCTTCCTTGAAGCGTACTCTGATTCAGAAGTTGATTTTTGAGCTCCTTGAAAACCGGTCACGGGAAGTTAGAAATGAACAGAACCAGTCCTGCGAAAGTCCAGAAAGTCCAGTTACCGTCAATAACAATACGGATATTGAGGTTCTCTCTGAGAGGTGCAGCCCCTTGATAGACTGTAACGGGAATATGACACAGATGCAAGACGATCAAGGAATCGAAATGACTTTGCTTGAAAGATCTTCCATGAGGAACACGCAAGTTGCTAATGATTCGGGTATGGTACTAAGAGATTTATTCGATTCAGGAGCCAACAACACAGGATCATTACTTGTACAACTACAACAACCATTCGAGGAACCATCTTCGTTTTATCATCTTAGTAACGACTCATTGGCAAGAGAG GAAGTGGACATGGAAACTGGCGAAGAGTTTATGTGTTTGAACGCTGGGGAGGGAAACTTTCAACGCATCTCTGAAACTGCCTCTCCGAAAACATCGAATTCATTCTCTTCATGGAACCTTGGTATTCCCCTGGTGCAGAAGGAAGATGAGACTGATTTCTTATCTGAAACTTCGAAAAGCACTAATGATGCAGAGGATATCGGTACCATGGAAGACAACCCAATGGAAGATGTTCATGAGGAAGAAACGGGCGAGAGTCCTCCAAGAGAGACCGTCTCTTTATTATCTTCAACCATGGGTTCTAACACTGACCAAAACACTCAGAATGAAGAGCTCGTTTCTACACACGTTGAGCTTGTTGTTCCATCGAGTCAAGTTGACAAAGACGAGGAGAAGACGTTGGAGCATGATCTTGAAATTGGGAACAAGAAGTGTGAAGACGTTGGAGATGATCTTGAAATTGGGAACAAGAAGAGTGAAGACGTTGGAGATGATTGTGATCAGAAGGAGccaatggaggaagaagatgagaaccGAGCCGCAAAACGGCCAAGGCTATCATCTTCCACATGTGTAGTTGAGAAGATTTAG
- the LOC104755175 gene encoding universal stress protein A-like protein: MDVSGSLSCVVVAVDGSEVSMEALRWALDNLKLSSSSPDSSFVILHVQPSPSVAAGVSPGTIPFGGPSGLEVPAFTAAIEQHQKRITDTILEHALQICAQKSVTVKTQVVVGDPKYKICEAVEELHADLLVMGSRAYGRIKRMFLGSVSNYCTNHAHCPVVIIKPKDDVSA, from the exons aTGGATGTTTCAGGAAGCTTGAGTTGCGTTGTTGTGGCAGTAGATGGAAGCGAGGTGAGTATGGAAGCTTTGAGGTGGGCTTTGGACAACCTCAAGCTCTCATCGTCTTCTCCCGATTCATCATTCGTCATACTCCATGTCCAGCCTTCGCCATCTGTCGCCGCTGGTGTTAGTCCTGGCACCATCCCTTTCGGCGGTCCCA GTGGTCTTGAGGTTCCTGCTTTCACCGCTGCAATCGAACAACACCAGAAGCGGATCACTGATACTATCCTCGAACACGCTCTTCAAATTTGCGCTCAGAAATCG GTAACTGTGAAAACCCAAGTGGTAGTTGGGGATCCCAAGTATAAGATCTGTGAAGCTGTAGAGGAATTGCATGCTGATCTTCTTGTCATGGGTTCCCGGGCTTATGGCCGCATTAAGAg aATGTTTTTGGGAAGTGTAAGCAACTACTGCACCAACCACGCGCATTGTCCTGTTGTGATAATTAAACCAAAGGATGATGTTTCAGCATAA
- the LOC104755176 gene encoding aspartyl protease AED3-like: protein MASSALHCFFFFTLLVPFAFTTATRDPCATAAPDGSDDLSIIPINAKCSPFAPTHASASVIDTVLHMASSDSHRLTYLSSLVAGKPKPISVPIASGNQLHTGNYVVRAKLGTPPQLMFMVLDTSNDAVWVPCSGCSADSPSFNPNSSSTYSTVSCSTAQCTQAHGLTCPSSSPQPSICSFNQSYGGGSSFSGNLVQDTLTLSSDVVPNFSFGCVNSASGNSLPPQGLMGLGRGPMSLVSQTSSLYSGVFSYCLPSFRSFYFSGSLKLGLLGQPKSIRYTPLLRNPRRPSLYYVNLTGVSVGSVQVPVNQKFLTFDSSSGAGTIIDSGTVITRFAQPVYEAIRDEFRKQVNGSFSTLGAFDTCFTADNENVAPKITLHMTSLDLKLPVENTLIHSSAGTLACLSMAGIPQNANAVLNVIANLQQQNLRILFDVPNSRLGIAPEPCN from the exons ATGGCTTCCTCAGCTctccattgcttcttcttctttactcttcTCGTGCCGTTCGCATTCACCACCGCCACACGTGACCCATGTGCGACCGCAGCTCCTGACGGCTCCGACGATCTCTCCATCATCCCCATTAACGCAAAATGCTCACCTTTCGCACCCACTCACGCCTCCGCTTCCGTAATAGACACCGTCCTTCATATGGCCTCCTCCGACTCCCACCGCCTCACCTACCTCTCAAGCCTCGTCGCCGGTAAACCAAAACCAATCTCCGTCCCCATTGCCTCCGGTAACCAGCTCCACACAGGAAACTACGTCGTCCGAGCCAAACTCGGCACTCCCCCACAGCTCATGTTCATGGTCCTAGACACAAGCAACGACGCCGTTTGGGTCCCTTGCTCCGGCTGTTCCGCCGACTCACCTTCTTTTAACCCGAACTCATCCTCCACTTACTCAACAGTCTCTTGCTCCACCGCACAATGCACACAAGCACATGGCCTCACGTGCCCTTCCTCCTCACCACAACCGTCCATCTGCTCATTCAACCAATCTTACGGCGGAGGTTCATCCTTCTCCGGAAACCTCGTCCAAGACACACTGACGTTATCCTCCGACGTCGTCCCAAATTTCTCCTTCGGCTGCGTCAACTCCGCCTCAGGCAATTCTCTACCTCCGCAAGGACTAATGGGCCTGGGACGCGGGCCTATGTCGCTGGTCTCGCAAACATCGTCGCTTTACTCGGGAGTGTTCTCATACTGCCTCCCTAGCTTCAGGTCCTTCTACTTCTCCGGGTCGTTGAAACTGGGTCTCTTGGGTCAACCCAAATCCATCAGATACACCCCACTCCTCCGTAACCCTCGCCGTCCGTCGCTTTACTATGTCAATCTCACCGGAGTGAGTGTCGGTTCGGTCCAGGTCCCCGTTAACCAAAAGTTCTTGACGTTCGACTCAAGTTCCGGCGCCGGAACAATCATCGATTCCGGCACTGTCATAACCCGTTTTGCTCAACCCGTTTACGAAGCCATTAGAGACGAGTTTAGGAAGCAG GTGAATGGGTCATTCTCGACGTTGGGAGCGTTTGATACGTGTTTCACCGCGGATAACGAGAATGTGGCGCCAAAGATAACGCTGCACATGACGTCACTCGACCTGAAGCTTCCGGTGGAGAATACGCTTATCCACAGCAGTGCTGGAACGCTGGCGTGTCTGTCCATGGCCGGAATACCGCAGAACGCAAACGCTGTTTTAAACGTCATCGCTAATCTCCAACAGCAGAATCTGAGGATCTTGTTTGACGTCCCCAATTCCCGCCTAGGCATTGCTCCTGAGCCCTGCAACTAA
- the LOC104755173 gene encoding probable ubiquitin-like-specific protease 2B isoform X2, whose protein sequence is MKKKMDVFDFKEDDEVAESAAGKLLAKYSNPSPYIRSFVCNEKRVQKQEPEGPSCSEPATDVDDHHCEDAPTLISEGEDPSTSLTFGLETSDHLKEGGAEYVDHGLMFGLDTEDVAKETDVDHDNHEMMFGLDTEDDIEETDVDHGFSCQPGDKSYYAETSSYNQRQLNSSLSDSESSQEENDMVSAIESFSDRSALSETSDSESDEDWMAEHGFSDVEKIDKSTAVIMTSEYVILKDMHCATSLVIFSCNGIKIKSHLTNNDEGPFSCEFGVEDIVSIQYNWYQNVGLIILRIQFLLKDEKCHEDMQHTTDIEELKIAVKEHNWPEKQQKINSLHVKYPAVWNADFEVDVEVSGDNLNQHKRYFPSFDEPFEDVVYPKGDPDAVSICKRDVELLQPETFVNDTIIDFYINYLKNQIQVEEKQRFHFFNSFFFRKLADLDKDPSSIADGKAAFLRVRKWTRKVDMFSKDYIFVPVNFNLHWSLIVICHPGEVANCTDLDDSKKVPCILHMDSIKGSHAGLKNLVQSYLCEEWKERHKETSDEISSRLMNLRFVSLELPQQENSFDCGLFLLHYLELFLAEAPLNFSPFKIYNASNFLYLNWFPPAEASLKRTLIQKLIFELLENRSREVRNEQNQSCESPESPVTVNNNTDIEVLSERCSPLIDCNGNMTQMQDDQGIEMTLLERSSMRNTQVANDSGMVLRDLFDSGANNTGSLLVQLQQPFEEPSSFYHLSNDSLAREEVDMETGEEFMCLNAGEGNFQRISETASPKTSNSFSSWNLGIPLVQKEDETDFLSETSKSTNDAEDIGTMEDNPMEDVHEEETGESPPRETVSLLSSTMGSNTDQNTQNEELVSTHVELVVPSSQVDKDEEKTLEHDLEIGNKKCEDVGDDLEIGNKKSEDVGDDCDQKEPMEEEDENRAAKRPRLSSSTCVVEKI, encoded by the exons atgaagaaaaaaatggatgtGTTCGATTTCAAAGAAGACGACGAGGTCGCTGAATCCGCAGCTGGAAAGTTGTTGGCAAAATACTCAAACCCTAGTCCGTACATCCGAAGCT TCGTCTGCAATGAAAAACGTGTTCAGAAACAAGAACCTGAAGGCCCAAGTTGTTCAGAGCCTGCTACTGATGTAGACGATCATCATTGTGAAGATGCTCCGACTTTGATTTCAGAAGGTGAGGATCCCAGTACGAGTCTCACATTTGGTTTGGAAACAAGTGACCATTTGAAAGAAGGAGGTGCAGAGTACGTCGATCATGGTTTGATGTTTGGTTTGGATACTGAAGACGTTGCAAAAGAAACAGATGTTGATCACGATAATCACGAGATGATGTTTGGTTTGGATACCGAGGACGACATAGAAGAAACAGATGTTGATCATGGTTTCTCTTGCCAGCCAGGGGATAAAAGTTACTATGCTGAAACTTCGTCATATAATCAACGCCAATTGAACTCATCCCTTTCAGATTCTGAATCCAGT CAGGAGGAAAATGATATGGTGTCAGCTATTGAAAGCTTCAGCGATCGATCTGCGTTGAGTGAAACTTCTGATTCAGAAAGTGATGAAG ATTGGATGGCGGAACACGGCTTCAGTGATGTGGAAAAG ATCGACAAAAGCACAGCTGTGATAATGACTTCGGAGTATGTTATACTTAAAGATATGCACTGTGCTACGTCTCTGGTAATCTTTTCGTGCAATGGCATAAAAATAAAGAGTCACCTCACAAATAATGACGAAGGGCCATTTTCTTGTGAATTTGGAGTTGAAGACATAGTTAGTATTCAATACAATTGGTACCAAAAT GTTGGATTGATCATTCTCAGAATTCAATTTCTTCTGAAGGATGAAAAATGCCATGAAGATATGCAACACACCACAG ACATTGAGGAGTTAAAGATTGCGGTAAAAGAACACAATTGGCCTGAGAAGCAACAAAAGATAAACTCGCTGCATGTGAAATACCCGGCTGTGTGGAATGCTGACTTTGA GGTTGACGTGGAAGTATCAGGGGATAACTTGAATCAACATAAGCGTTATTTTCCAAG CTTTGATGAACCATTTGAGGATGTTGTCTATCCAAAGGGAGACCCAGATGCTGTTTCCATCTGCAAAAGAGATGTTGAGCTCCTGCAGCCAGAGACATTTGTGAATGACACGATCATCGACTTCTATATTAA TTATCTAAAGAATCAGATTCAAGTGGAGGAAAAACAGAGATTCCATTTCTTTAACAGCTTTTTCTTCCGGAAACTTGCTGATCTTGACAAAGATCCCTCAAGTATAGCTGATGGAAAGGCTGCTTTTCTACGTGTCCGTAAGTGGACAAGGAAGGTGGACATGTTTAGCAAGGACTATATTTTTGTGCCCGTGAACTTCAA TCTTCACTGGAGTTTAATAGTCATATGTCACCCTGGTGAAGTGGCTAATTGTACAG ACTTGGATGACTCCAAAAAAGTACCATGCATATTACATATGGATTCTATAAAAGGGAGCCATGCAGGCCTTAAAAATTTAGTCCAAAG TTACTTGTGCGAGGAATGGAAGGAGAGGCATAAAGAGACATCAGATGAGATTTCTTCTAGACTCATGAATTTGCGGTTTGTCTCACTTGAG TTGCCACAGCAGGAAAACTCATTTGACTGTGGCCTCTTTCTGCTGCACTATCTGGAGCTATTTCTTGCTGAAGCTCCCCTTAATTTTAGCCCTTTCAAGATATATAATGCTTCCAACTTT CTTTATCTGAACTGGTTTCCTCCTGCCGAGGCTTCCTTGAAGCGTACTCTGATTCAGAAGTTGATTTTTGAGCTCCTTGAAAACCGGTCACGGGAAGTTAGAAATGAACAGAACCAGTCCTGCGAAAGTCCAGAAAGTCCAGTTACCGTCAATAACAATACGGATATTGAGGTTCTCTCTGAGAGGTGCAGCCCCTTGATAGACTGTAACGGGAATATGACACAGATGCAAGACGATCAAGGAATCGAAATGACTTTGCTTGAAAGATCTTCCATGAGGAACACGCAAGTTGCTAATGATTCGGGTATGGTACTAAGAGATTTATTCGATTCAGGAGCCAACAACACAGGATCATTACTTGTACAACTACAACAACCATTCGAGGAACCATCTTCGTTTTATCATCTTAGTAACGACTCATTGGCAAGAGAG GAAGTGGACATGGAAACTGGCGAAGAGTTTATGTGTTTGAACGCTGGGGAGGGAAACTTTCAACGCATCTCTGAAACTGCCTCTCCGAAAACATCGAATTCATTCTCTTCATGGAACCTTGGTATTCCCCTGGTGCAGAAGGAAGATGAGACTGATTTCTTATCTGAAACTTCGAAAAGCACTAATGATGCAGAGGATATCGGTACCATGGAAGACAACCCAATGGAAGATGTTCATGAGGAAGAAACGGGCGAGAGTCCTCCAAGAGAGACCGTCTCTTTATTATCTTCAACCATGGGTTCTAACACTGACCAAAACACTCAGAATGAAGAGCTCGTTTCTACACACGTTGAGCTTGTTGTTCCATCGAGTCAAGTTGACAAAGACGAGGAGAAGACGTTGGAGCATGATCTTGAAATTGGGAACAAGAAGTGTGAAGACGTTGGAGATGATCTTGAAATTGGGAACAAGAAGAGTGAAGACGTTGGAGATGATTGTGATCAGAAGGAGccaatggaggaagaagatgagaaccGAGCCGCAAAACGGCCAAGGCTATCATCTTCCACATGTGTAGTTGAGAAGATTTAG